From the bacterium genome, one window contains:
- a CDS encoding serpin family protein: protein MRRVYKFLVVSLVISVSLPSFNRVVFSQVADADKKTVVEGSNKFAIELYGNLKEREGNLFFSPYSISIALAMTYAGARGNTEAQMAKVLHFECYFSAKMSSFIF, encoded by the coding sequence ATGCGTAGAGTTTATAAGTTTTTGGTGGTTTCATTGGTTATTAGTGTATCGCTCCCCAGTTTTAATAGAGTAGTTTTTTCTCAGGTTGCCGATGCTGACAAGAAAACAGTGGTGGAGGGAAGTAATAAATTTGCAATTGAACTCTATGGAAATCTAAAAGAACGGGAAGGCAATCTGTTCTTTTCACCTTACAGTATCTCAATAGCTTTAGCTATGACCTATGCTGGTGCAAGAGGTAATACAGAAGCACAAATGGCAAAGGTCTTGCATTTTGAGTGTTACTTTTCAGCAAAAATGTCCTCTTTTATTTTTTAG